The Dyadobacter sandarakinus DNA window GAGCTTGAGTCCGTTTTCTGCGTGGTGGAAGCCGACGAATTTGACCGTTCTTTTCTGACTTTATTTCCGGAAATAGGCATTGTGACCTCTACGGACGCAGATCATCTCGATATCTATGGAGAACATAGTGCCGTGCTGGAATCATTTCGCGAGTATGTGGGTCAGATTGACGAGGACGGGATCCTGTTTATGAGAGCAGGGCTTGAAATAGCCAATGCGGCCAAGGCAAAGGTGCAGACGTATGGCCTGAACGAAGGTGACTACCGTGCTGCCGGCATCCGTATTGACCAGTCCAGATTTGTATTTGACCTGATATATCCGGATGGTACAATTGAGGGCATCCGGATGAGTATACCCGGGTACCACAATATTGAAAATGCGATAGCAGCCAGTGCGGTGGCGCTGTACCTGGGTGTTGCAGGTAAACAGGTCAGGAATGCGCTGGAAAGCTATAAGGGCGTGAAAAGGCGTTTTGAGTACCAGGTCGAGGATGAGGCACACGTTTATATTGATGACTATGCCCATCACCCATCCGAAATTGAAGCATTCCTTACTTCTGTCAAGGGTTTGTATCCGGGGCGGCACATTACAGCCATTTTCCAGCCTCATCTTTTTACAAGAACGCGTGACTTTGCAGATGGTTTTGGTCAAAGTCTCTCACTGGCAGACAGGCTTCTTCTGATGGATATCTATCCGGCCCGTGAACTGCCCATTGAAGGAATCACTTCCGAAATGCTGCTTGATAAGGTTTTGATTGATGATAAAAGGCTTGTAGCCAGAGATGAGATCCTGGATATTTTGCGCAGTCAGGAGACTGATATTGTCGTGACAATAGGTGCCGGAGACATTGATACTTTGGTTACTCCGATTAAAGACTTGCTTGCCAGTTCATTTACGAATAATTAGCAATAGCGTTTTTAATATTACTGAGATGTTACGTAAATTTGACTATCCATGGCTTTTGTTGAAACGCAGTTTGTGGCTGATTTTGCCAATTGCAGGGATAGGAATGGCCGAAAATAAGCTTGGCAGCCAGCGGTGTAACAATCTGGTAATTTCGATTCAGGGCGACTCAGGTACCCGGTTTTTGAATCAGATGGATGTACGTATGCTGGTCACTGAAAACGGCGGCGACCCGCTGATGGGCAGCCGGCTGAATGATGTGGAGCTTCACGAACTGGAACGAAGAGTTCGTCGAAGTAAGTTGATAAAAAAGTGTCAGATATTTCGCGATCTTAGGGGTGACGTTGTGATTGAGGTAGAGCAGGAAAAGCCGCTTGCGCGATGGATTAACAGTTCGGTAAACGGGGAAGTACGCAACACGTCGGGATACTATATCAGTGACGAGGGCGTTTTTTTTCCATTATCGGACAGCTATTCAGCCCGCACGCTCCTTGTTTCAGGGCCCTATTTTAACAATCCTGAAAATCTGAAATCCGGGGAAGGAGCTTCTCTGATGGAGCTGCTCAAGTACCTGAACGAGGATCCATTCTGGCGGGCACAAGTGTCTGAGCTGATCGTGGACAGGGATGGTGAAATCAGCCTGATGACGGTTTTGGGAGATCAGGTGATAGAGTTCGGAAAGGCCGATGCATACCAGGCCAAATTCTGGAAGCTGCGGACTTTTTACAATAAGGTTCTGAGTCGGGATTGGGGCAGGTACAAAAGAATAAATGTTAAGTTTCAGGATCAAATAGTTTGTGAATAGTATTCACCATAGAGGTATGGCACACGAAAAGATTGTAGTCGGGGTTGACATTGGTAGTACCAAAATCGCCGTCATTGCTGCCCAGGGTGCCCCTTCCGGTTCTCGTCAGAGCAATATAGAAATTCTAGGTTTCAGTGAAGTTCCCGTACCCGCGGGAGCTGTAGTGAATGGATCTGTTGAAAATATAAAACAAGTAGGTACTGCTATACGCGAGGCACTTGCCGAAACTGCATCCCGGTCCGACCTTGATATCGGGGTTGTAAATGTAAGCTTCGGAGGCTCACATGTCAAGATCAGCCCGCAAAGTGACGGAGTAATCCGTCCGTCTGCATCCTCGGGCGAAGAAGTTACCCAGCGCGATGTTGACCAGCTTGTGGACGATATGTACCGTGCCAGGATCGAGCCCAACTACGACGTACTTCATGTGCTGCCGATGGAGTTTACGGTTGACAATTCCATGGGTGTGCGGGAGCCTGTAGGCAGAACCGGCATTAAACTGGGAGGTAACTTTCTGGTGGTATCCGGTAACACGCAGTCCATTCAGCGCACAAGGAAAAGTCTGGCAGATGCTGACCAGGCACTGAAATGCGACAAAATGGTGTACGGGCCGCTTGCAACGAGCCTGGCAGTGCTCAATGACAATGAAATGAAGGCTGGGATCGCTATGGTCGACATTGGTGATCATACGACGGATCTGGTCATTTATCACGATCGCATTATCCGCTATATCACGTCTTTTCCGATCGGTGGCAGGCACATTACCAATGACCTTGCTATCGGCTGCGGCATACAGGCCGAAAATGCGGAGCATCTGAAAAAGGAATATGGCGCAGCCATATCGGCCGAAATTCCCTTGAACATAGAGATTCTGGTGAACTTCCTTGCGGGAAGGCCGCCAAAGCATGTTTTAAAGAAAAACGTAGCACTGATTATTGAAGAACGCCTGAAAGAGATTGCTGCAATGGTTTATGCGGAAATCGTAAAATCAGGATACATCGACAAGCTGATCGGTGGTCTTGTGCTCACAGGCGGATCTGCCAATATTGAAAATATTGAAAATCTTTTTGCCAGGATCACGGGCATGTCGGTGCGGGTGGGATATCCTGAAAACCTGGAACGTACAGCCAAAGCGGACGCAGTGAGCAATGCTTCCTTCAGCACGGCCATCGGGCTCGCGCTGGCCGGGCTGAAATCGATCGATCCCCGGATCAGGTCGGTATGCAGACCTGTGACCGCATTTAACACCGGCAATCTCGTCCAGCAAAAAGATCCTGTGAAAGAGGTAAAGGAACCTGTGAAAAAGAATGGTACTTTCTGGGACAACATCAGCAGTATGATTGGTAAGAAAGATGATAGCTTAGGGGATTACTGAAAATCAACGTGCACTATCAACATTAAAAAATATGGATTCAAGTTTGTTCCACGCTTTAGATCAGGACTACATTGTGAAAGAAATTACCAAGGAGCAACCCAATGGGGGCAGGACAGAGCCCGCCATTATCAAGGTAATCGGAGTAGGCGGGGGAGGCAGCAATGCTGTAAACTACATGTATGAAAAAAAGATCAAGGATGTAGAATTTGCAGTTTGTAACACAGACAGACAGGCGCTGGCCAATAGTCCTGTACCAGTGAGGATCCAGCTGGGTGCTATGCTTACGCAAGGGTTAGGAGCGGGTACCGATGCCACCAAAGGCAAGGAAGCAGCACTTGAAACAATCGAAGAAATCAAAGGTTTGCTGGGAGGAACAACCCAGATGGTATTTATCACAGCCGGTATGGGCGGTGGTACAGGTACTGGTGCAGCCCCGGTTATTGCGCAGCTTGCCAAAGAAATGGGTAAGCTTACCGTAGCCGTGGTTACAGCACCTTACACCTGGGAAGGTCTTGATAAAAAGGAGCAGGCGCTGGAAGGTATTGAGCAATTAAAAGAATACAGCGATACAGTTCTTGTGGTTTTGAATGACAAACTGGAAGAATTGTATGAAGATATGACGTTGACCCAGGCATTTGCCGAAGCCGATGGCATTCTGCTCAATGCAGTCAAGAGTATTTCCGAAATTATCACTACCAATGGTAATATCAACACTGACTTCAAGGATGTTGAAAAAGTACTGAAAAGCGCAGGTCAGTCTGTGATGGGTACTTCCGAGGCGACGGGTACAGACCGCGCCCAGGTAGCCATTAAAGAAGCGCTTGACTCACCTTTGCTGAATGACCGGGATATCCGCGGTGCCAAACGTATTCTTGTCACGCTTGCTACGAGCAAGAAGAAAGAGGCTACGATGAAAGAGCAGAAAGAAATCTGGCAATATGTGCTTTCGCAGGTTGGGGGAGAAGCCCGGATGTTTAAGCTAGGTACCATTACCGATGATTCATTGGGTGAAAAACTCCGCGTTACTATTGTAGCGGCAGGTTTTGACAGCATAGAATCACCTATTCCCGGTATTTCTCTTAAAAACTCATTTAAAGAGGAAGTGAAGCATGTGCCCGTAAGAGAAGAAGTCGTGATACCTGTGCCTGTGAAAGAGGAGGAACTGGTACTGGCATCGGAAATGGAAGAAGTTACTCATACCGGCATGGTGGAGCTACTTCTTGAAGATGAAGCTGTAACCCCTGTGCCACATTCGGTAAATATTTCAGTAACCGAGCTGCAACCGCAGGAGGACTCCTGGGACGAGGAGCTTCATCGCATTGAAATGATGGTTAAATCATTTAAGGACGGACTTGTGAAGTTTCCTGATCTGGAAGGACCAGCATTCAGGAGAAGTCAGGTAGAGCTTTGGAAAAGGCCTGCGATACCAGCCGGAGAAATGGAACAGCATTGGCTTAAATAGCAGAAAAGGGAGCAAGAGCTCCCTTTTTGCATTAAAAATGAATAATCTGACCAGCCTGGATTTCGAGCAGCTCGCGGTACAATGGATTTGTAATCGTATGCTCACTATAATGCGAGCGGATTTGCGAAAGCTTGATCCTCATTGCCAGCGTATTCATTCCCAGGTAGCTGAACACATCATTGAGGTGGCTGAGCGCGATGGCGGCGCCCTGCATGTTTGATGAAATACCCACCAGTGCGGCCTTTTTGTTTGTAAAACTGTTCGGATAAGGCAGCCCGTCAATAAAAGCCTTCAAAACTCCCGGGTAAGACCCATTATATTCCGGTACGATAAAAACAAACTTGTCTGTCTGTTCCAGCAGCGACTTCAAAGCATTGAAAGCCTCATTCTTGCCGGAGTTTTCGTACATAGCCGAAACCGTAAAGTCATGTGGCAGATCAACCAGGTCGAGTATGATGCTTGGTGCATTGAGCTGGTGGAGGATTCCTTGATAATAATCGGCTATTTTCCGCGACATCGAACCGGGACGATTTGTGCCTGCGATGATCACGATAGGGGCAGTAGATAGATTCATGTGAGATAATTCGGAGAACTGCGGTAGTGGATCCGGGTTCTGAATGCATTGGTCAAACAACAAAATAAAAGAGAAATTGTTCCCCCGGTGACTTGTCTGCCATGTTCCGGTACTTTTTTGAAGGCAGGATTGTATTTCTTATTACGAATGCAATTATTACTATATTTGAAACTTAGTTCATCATGAAACTGGAATAAAAGGCCGCT harbors:
- a CDS encoding cell division protein FtsQ/DivIB — encoded protein: MLRKFDYPWLLLKRSLWLILPIAGIGMAENKLGSQRCNNLVISIQGDSGTRFLNQMDVRMLVTENGGDPLMGSRLNDVELHELERRVRRSKLIKKCQIFRDLRGDVVIEVEQEKPLARWINSSVNGEVRNTSGYYISDEGVFFPLSDSYSARTLLVSGPYFNNPENLKSGEGASLMELLKYLNEDPFWRAQVSELIVDRDGEISLMTVLGDQVIEFGKADAYQAKFWKLRTFYNKVLSRDWGRYKRINVKFQDQIVCE
- the ftsA gene encoding cell division protein FtsA, with protein sequence MAHEKIVVGVDIGSTKIAVIAAQGAPSGSRQSNIEILGFSEVPVPAGAVVNGSVENIKQVGTAIREALAETASRSDLDIGVVNVSFGGSHVKISPQSDGVIRPSASSGEEVTQRDVDQLVDDMYRARIEPNYDVLHVLPMEFTVDNSMGVREPVGRTGIKLGGNFLVVSGNTQSIQRTRKSLADADQALKCDKMVYGPLATSLAVLNDNEMKAGIAMVDIGDHTTDLVIYHDRIIRYITSFPIGGRHITNDLAIGCGIQAENAEHLKKEYGAAISAEIPLNIEILVNFLAGRPPKHVLKKNVALIIEERLKEIAAMVYAEIVKSGYIDKLIGGLVLTGGSANIENIENLFARITGMSVRVGYPENLERTAKADAVSNASFSTAIGLALAGLKSIDPRIRSVCRPVTAFNTGNLVQQKDPVKEVKEPVKKNGTFWDNISSMIGKKDDSLGDY
- a CDS encoding NADPH-dependent FMN reductase, with the protein product MNLSTAPIVIIAGTNRPGSMSRKIADYYQGILHQLNAPSIILDLVDLPHDFTVSAMYENSGKNEAFNALKSLLEQTDKFVFIVPEYNGSYPGVLKAFIDGLPYPNSFTNKKAALVGISSNMQGAAIALSHLNDVFSYLGMNTLAMRIKLSQIRSHYSEHTITNPLYRELLEIQAGQIIHF
- the murC gene encoding UDP-N-acetylmuramate--L-alanine ligase — its product is MSSSLTNWKNIYFVGIGGIGMSALARWFNANGFHLAGYDKTMTPLVGALEQEGIEVTLNDAIETIPQAFRENPDETLVIYTPAVPVKHVQMNFFRDNNFMILKRSQVLGLLTRNLRTIGVAGTHGKTTTSSLVAHILRHAGVNSTAFLGGITQNYGTNLLLNEPTDELESVFCVVEADEFDRSFLTLFPEIGIVTSTDADHLDIYGEHSAVLESFREYVGQIDEDGILFMRAGLEIANAAKAKVQTYGLNEGDYRAAGIRIDQSRFVFDLIYPDGTIEGIRMSIPGYHNIENAIAASAVALYLGVAGKQVRNALESYKGVKRRFEYQVEDEAHVYIDDYAHHPSEIEAFLTSVKGLYPGRHITAIFQPHLFTRTRDFADGFGQSLSLADRLLLMDIYPARELPIEGITSEMLLDKVLIDDKRLVARDEILDILRSQETDIVVTIGAGDIDTLVTPIKDLLASSFTNN
- the ftsZ gene encoding cell division protein FtsZ, whose protein sequence is MDSSLFHALDQDYIVKEITKEQPNGGRTEPAIIKVIGVGGGGSNAVNYMYEKKIKDVEFAVCNTDRQALANSPVPVRIQLGAMLTQGLGAGTDATKGKEAALETIEEIKGLLGGTTQMVFITAGMGGGTGTGAAPVIAQLAKEMGKLTVAVVTAPYTWEGLDKKEQALEGIEQLKEYSDTVLVVLNDKLEELYEDMTLTQAFAEADGILLNAVKSISEIITTNGNINTDFKDVEKVLKSAGQSVMGTSEATGTDRAQVAIKEALDSPLLNDRDIRGAKRILVTLATSKKKEATMKEQKEIWQYVLSQVGGEARMFKLGTITDDSLGEKLRVTIVAAGFDSIESPIPGISLKNSFKEEVKHVPVREEVVIPVPVKEEELVLASEMEEVTHTGMVELLLEDEAVTPVPHSVNISVTELQPQEDSWDEELHRIEMMVKSFKDGLVKFPDLEGPAFRRSQVELWKRPAIPAGEMEQHWLK